In Oryzias melastigma strain HK-1 linkage group LG6, ASM292280v2, whole genome shotgun sequence, the DNA window gaaggacGGCGGGCTCTGAGGATCAACCTGCCGCTCCCACGATGACCACGGCCTCAGCTCCCTTGAACTCCCCTCAGGGCGTCCTGCACCTGCCGTCTGCCGCCGTGTGCGTCGGCGTTTTACCGGGACTCTGTGCGTACTCTGGCAGCAGCGACTCGGACAGCAGCTCGGACAGCGAAGGTAGCGTGGACGCAATCATGTCGCCGTACCCGCGGCACAGCAGGGCCTACAGATAGAAACACAACCGCTTTCACAAACGAAACCGTCTTTCAGAGCGGACGACCCGACACACCACACACAAATCTCACACAGCCACCACTTTGGAGCGATTAACAGCTCcgtttttaaaccaaatctgttcatttgtttgttttgtggctCTCAAATTTTCCTTCAATCACGTCTCACAGTTTAATCGAGCCACCAATCCCGCAACTGCCTCCCCCGACGACATCCTGACCCTCACCGCGGCAGTGACTGACAGCTGCGGAGCGAGGAAGACTGCGTTAGACGGTCATGACGCTCACCTCGCAGCTGTGAGCAGCAGAGGAGCGCCACACGCGCCTCGCTGTCGCTTCGGTGGAGCTCAGAGTCAGGAGGGTTTGGAAActctttattttgacttttcatGTGTTTGTGAGTCTGGAGAAATGCTCAACTCTTTGCTGCTGTCTCTGAAAATAAAGTTCTCTCTGTTGTCCCGGGAGTTCTGTGACATttatttgaagcaaaaacacacagacgCTTCTCATGGGATTGAAACTGTTAGTACTTCACTGTAAATTAAGAAGCAAGAAAAGGTTTTATCTtgcttaactttttatttagaatttttcttttttagtagaAATGTTTCAATCAAATTAACAAAGTTTTTCCAGCAGTGAGACATAAGAGAAAATAATGAATAGGATTAATCTAAGTGTCTTCTGGATTAGCAGGAAGTTGGCAGAACATTTGATGTCAGATTATAAAAACAAGGAGAAAATATGTCATGAATTTTCAAAATCTTGTAGAAAAATCTGTAGGAAACCCTTGGTGGTTAATTTTTCCTCCTAGCTCTCGGGCGCCGCTCTGCGAACAGCCTTAACCAAAGCCTGCTGGATTACTGGGTACAGTTTGTAACATCCCTCGATGCAGGTCCTGATCCCTGCCGTTAGAGTCTCTTCGGTCATTTCTCCATCCGACTGTAGGCCGGAAACCTGGTTCAGGCTGGGGAGAAACGCCACAGTGAGCCCTCCTTGGTGTTCGCTGCTGCTCCAGTTGTTCTCTTCTAAGTAGGTGGGGTCGACCACGTAGGAGGAGCCGTCCTGACGGATGGAGCAGCCCAGCACCAGGTCGTACATTTCAATCCCAGCATCAGCCAGTGCCAGGGAGGCGCACGTGATGGCGTGAGCCTGAACGGAACCGCTGTTCTCCAGGACCATGACGTTGACCTCAATCTGGGAGCGTGGGTATTTGTGAAGGCACAGAGCCGGCTGCAGACTCTCCTGCAGCATCAGAGAGAAGTTCTTGTCTTGGCTCCCCTGGATCCAGGAGCCCCTCTCTGGGCAGGAAAATGGGGCGAACCGCATGTCTGTGGTCAGCCTGCATAAACAGATGAGATGATTCAATAACTTctgactttaaatgaaaaataaaaatgcttttctgttttaataattCCATCAAAACCATCCAATTACAACTTTTATCACCAttattttggattgttttttctttaaatcacttTGTTTGCCATTTATTGTAAATCCATTTAAATTTCTATTTGTAGGCTATTATACAACTGGATCAAGACCACTACATACCGTCCACATTTCATGTCAGTCTCATCTTTCCGCTCAGTCTCTTTGGGGCCGTAAACGCTGCACAGCAGCTTGGTGTCTCCGGCTTCTATGTACGCGGAACCTTTAGCTTGGCTCACCAGGCCGCAGCGCACAAACACCGGCCGGACGTCCACCTGATCCCGCTGGCGGCCGTCCGCTCGGGCCCCATGCGACGGGAGAACCACGGCGGGTCCACAGCTGAACAAAGACGGGCTTTGAGACACCTCGGGGGCGCGTACACGTTTAGTATCCGTTGGCATGGTGACTTCTTCTCACGTGAACCGAATGAAGCGGGCGTTCAGGAATCGGTCCTTCACCTAATTATGTCCCCACAGGAAATCGGTTCCGCTTATTACGATAGTGCTGTCATGtttcatcatctttatttatattatattcaaaataataaacattataatgGGATTATTGTTACCAACATATTGCATTTGTGTtagtaaaaaaatgcatgtaatAGCTAAAACTTAGAAATAGTGGAAAGATCCGTAACGCTGTTGTTTATTAAGCTAGAAgtgctttaaatatttataaaattgctttttagaaattaatagttgcaaaaaaacatattggtagcaaatattaacaaaaaagaaacaaaaataaattgtatgcGTTAGCTGTCACTTGCGTCTTTTTCGTTGCATCAGCCACAGCAGTGAAGTTTGCACCACTTATGTGGCGGGCTTGACTAAAATTGACAGTTTCGCTCGACCAATAGGATTGAGTGTTTTTTGACTTCCTGTGTATCTGAACCAATAGGTGGTGTCCGTCGGCGTGTCCGCCACCTCTGCACTTCCCTTCTGAGAGAGCAGCGTGGATAGAAGCGGTGTTTTGGGGGAGCTGTGACCGGTGTATTTTGTGATAACAGCATATTATGTGAGTCAAACTACTTTCTTGGCTAAATTACATTCACTTTGTTGGTTAATTGACTACTTTTCCCTCATAGTTTACTTCCAAATTCCCTAATAGTGGCGGAAATTGCAAAGGTTGCTTGTGACTGGCTAACATAGCATCTTGCTAACGTCAGATCAGTTTAGATGCATTTATCTGCATTTgtcaaattaataataaaagttattattattatttttattatagtttttccTCCcactttgaaataaattataGTATAGTTTTTGGATGAGCCTGCATAGGCTAGTTTAaaagaaacgatgactcagttTTATGACGGTTTGTGGTGTGAAAACAGTTGATTCATGCAGGTTTCATGTCAATTTATATTGGTATAGAAAATAGGAAGAATGTTGTCTTTGTTTGTGCAAGTTTTACAAAGAAGCCAAATGCAAAAGTATGGACCTTGTCttttaggggtgtgccaaaatatcgatattgcgatatatcgcgatatttNNNNNNNNNNNNNNNNNNNNNNNNNNNNNNNNNNNNNNNNNNNNNNNNNNNNNNNNNNNNNNNNNNNNNNNNNNNNNNNNNATATTCCTATATAATCTGCACCTTTTACTTGAGCACAGAAGAACAGCAATAACTGTAGTTTTATGTTATAGTATAAATGTGACCATATTTTCGGATATTTCTGATGTTAAGTCAGTTTTTCCTTCTTGTTTGACTCTATCAATGCTGCCAAGTCAACATGAACTGTGTTGTTTGTGCCTTGTAGCTAaatctgcatttgtttttcctgcatgTGCTgacaaaattattcattttatgattttctgGATGTCGGTTAGGGTTTAGTTGGCACGCCGTACTAAAGATACTACCTCATCATACTAGTTTTTCCACTTTATCTGAGTGCTGGTTACTTGCTTTAATTACCACCTTCTTCTATGCTCCGTAGAGCCGATGGGAGGTTTATTTTGCTGatgagtttctgtttttagcaGGGCTGTCAGATGGGAATTCTGCTCTGCAGACTTTTCCACATGTTAGTGTTTCTGTGGTGCTGCCGGGAGGTGTAGAGCTGGGATTAACAGAATagaaaatgcagctttaagttgtgtttttataagTGTAAATGTATCGTAATTTTCGTTATGAAAGTTCCACATTTGTGTagtttaaatcatcttttttgtaaaattgttcccagaaCTCATCACAATTAAATTTTAGAGGGAAATTGAAAAGAATGGttcattgaattgaatttaagaacagttagtttataaatacaaaagtaTTACATTTAGATGATTTATAATCTAGTGTTATTTATTACTATCTTGTTTTTTGAACaattgaacaaatatttttcactGTTGTGGGATCAATTCAAGTTAATTtgtctatataaataaattgaatttagTCGGGAACTTTGACAGACATACCCAGATCTAGTGAAGATTGTAGAAAACAGAATGTTAatatactttgaaaaatatttagaggTTAAATCTTTGTTTCTCTTATATTTGAAAGATGAAATCCCTCATGTTGATACATTTTCTTATATAAAAGACCAATAAAGCTTCACCAAATACTCCACGTTTTTCATCTTTGGACAcgagtcaaataaaaaacaactttgtgtttttgttgttgttttgtcaaataatgacttttttctcgtaagtgtattttttttttttattttgccgtaaatttaaaacttttaaatttctaaatttcaaatttaaaacatgtaaattgatgaggaaaaagtcataattttagccttgacttttaaagtcataaatatgtgacttttttctcgtaattaagcagttacaactttttttctcctaaatttattatgttaaatttgtaattttcaaaaatggttGTAAACTGGCCCTTAAACTATTACTAAATTgttaaaagtactaaaaaaaaagtaatactttTTAGTGAATATGACTCATGAAAGTTATATTCAATCTTTAaatgagtttaaataaaaaaatattttattagaaacaGACATTTGACCAAAGATCAGGTTTCTAAAAGTTAACTAgttgtgcttttattctgaaactgatttgtttagttgtttgtgttaatttgtttgattgtttgtcTTTCTAGTGAGCTCATTCAGAATGGACTCCTCACTGAGCGCAGCTCAAATTCGACAGAAGTTCATTGACTTCTTCCGCCGCTATGAACATCAGTACGTTCACTCGTCGTCCACCATCCCGCTGGACGACCCCACGCTGCTCTTCGCCAATGCTGGCATGAACCAGGTACGTGTCTTTCCATCCTCCCAGCTTCAGTCTCGTGTTCCTCACTCAATAACGTATTTTTCggcttttttttgcacttttagtTCAAACCCATCTTCCTCAACACCATCGACCCCTCCCACCCCATGGCCAAACTGCGGCGTGCCGCCAACACCCAGAAGTGCATCCGTGCTGGAGGCAAACACAACGATCTGGATGATGTGGGCAAAGACGTTTACCACCACACCTTCTTTGAAATGTTGGGCTCCTGGTCTTTTGGGGACTACTTCAAGGtattttgacattatttttttctccttaccTCTTTGAAGATTTCCTGATACTCTTCTATTGCAGTACTTTTGGACAATGTTTCTAAGACAAATTTCTTCTTTCTAGCAACTGGCCTGTAAAATGGCCCTGGAGCTCCTCACCCAGGAGTTTGGGATCTCCATAGACCGTCTGTATGTCACGTACTTTGGAGGAAACCCTGACGCTGGCCTGGAGCCTGATCTGGAGTGTAAACAGATCTGGATAGACCTGGGGTGAGTCTGGTTTCGCAGATTAACGATTTCAGCAACAAAAACTGGTTAAACTGTGATCTTCTGTTATGTTGCAGTTTTTCCTCACATTCACTTTTGTCTTTCCTTCTCCTGTCCATCAGTTGAGCTAACAGAAcctgagagcctcttgtgttttgtagttgtgtattttttatttttttgacactcaaaagtgtttttctgcttaaactccttttggaaaatttattttaaattattttggaatttaaaccaaacaaaagaatGACAGACAGTGAGTCACTCCTCCCATCCACCCACCTCCAGCTCCGATTTAATATGATCCCGCTGTTCATTGTGTGGGTTTGGAAGAGGGCAATCAGGCCTGTGGAGTTAACGCATAGGGGCCATAGCTACCACCTTGCTTGTGCAATAAGTCCCCCTCCATGGTTTTAGCCTTAGACCCAAAGAGGCAGCCCCCACCTGCCCCAGAGCTAAAGGTGGGTGGAGTCTCGAGTGCCGACAGACCGCCTCATTACATTCACTTTTTGATTAGTTTTAAACTATTCTCGTttctaaatttagttttttgtagaCTAAAATCGATGCTGCTGTAATGTAAActaaatgtaaagttgcagagGTGTTTTCTTGACtggtgagtgtttgtgttttaggaTTTGAAATGACAGAAGATTCTGTGAAGAAAACACCTCAGAAAGGAAACCTCCCACCTTAATTTCTTATGGAAAAACTGCTAACTTTTCTTCAGGGTGGAGGAGGCTCGCATCCTGCCGGGCAGCATGAAGGACAACTTCTGGGAGATGGGGGACACGGGACCCTGCGGCCCCTGCAGCGAGATCCACTACGACCGCATCGGCGACAGAGACGCCTCTCACCTGGTCAACATGGACGACCCTAACGTCCTGGAGATCTGGAACCTGGTGTTCATCCAGTTCAACAGGTAGGAGTCGATAGTGTTTTGATCTGCTGCTCATGTGAGCTGCTTTAATCTGAAGAGTTCTTCTTCGTTTTTCCTCAGAGAGTCGGAGACAGAGCTGAAGCCTTTACCTAAGAAAAGCATCGACACGGGAATGGGTCTGGAGCGCCTGGTGTCTGTTCTGCAGAACAAGATGTCCAACTACGACACCGATCTCTTTGTCCCGTACTTTGAGGCCATTCAGAAGGTACTACAGACCATCACACAGACCAACTGTAATGTCACATATTCAGCTAAATGtatcaatttaattcaaaataattgtttgatTAACTTTAAAACTACTTTCCATAATGAGTCTGAGTATTTAAAAGcgcttttttttagaaatgcagaaacaccaaccagctgttttgtgtttgaaaatagttttagtgACAATTTGTGAGGAAACAAATTCACTTTTGAGACCTAAAACCGTAATCATTGACTGAAGTCAGAGGTCATCTGCCAGAGCGTCACATCTGTAGTGACCTCACAGATCAAAGACAGTTTACTGGAAGGTTataacatttcaataaaagtatttttatgtggagaattaaaaatgattttattttcagggAACAGGGGCTCGACCTTACACCGGTAAAGTTGGCGCTGAGGATGTCGATGGCATCGATATGGCGTACCGTGTTCTAGCTGATCACGCCCGCACCATCACCATCGCCCTGTCGGATGGGGGCCGGCCCGACAACACGGGAAGAGGGTGAGCAGGGGGGTCGATGTTTGGGAAATGTGGGGAcagataaaactgtttttgctaCTCTATTtagttaaaagaaaacagcatcTGCTCtacagaaataaaaggaaaaaaagcttctCTTTAGAACCTCACTTTGTAGTGAAAATCAACCAgctttttcatcaaatttagctttttaatcATCGTTTAAGTTCATTTCTCAAGTTGTGTTGgtttctgcaggaaaaacaaaaatgtttatttattttaacgtGTTGTGATGTCTGGGTTTAGTTACGTGCTGAGGAGGATCCTGCGCCGCGCCGTCCGTTACTCTCACGAGAAGCTGGGCGCTCAGAGAGGCTTCTTCGCCTCTCTGGTGGATGTGGTGGTCGACTCCCTGGTGAGACTTTGGTCCTAAACTGTTGCTTTAAACATAAACTGATaatttttactctaaaataagttactcttttttcattttaccaaGTGTCACCTCAGTgagaataaaagctttttttttaagaacgtTCTTTACATGAAgcaaataaatgctttaaatattGCAGGACATTGGTTTAACACGctactaaaagaaaagaaaaatcacatagcatgaactttaaatcaaaaacaggaaaaatccaCTATCAGATAACTTTTCCTCTAAACCTTTTAACAAATTCTGAAATATCTACAGTAAAACTAGAACACTGgttcattttagattttaggCTGTTCCTTATTGAAGGAGCTGCAGAACTAAAcacttttgtcgttttttttatagaaatagaagtaaagaaatacttaatGGAGTCGTAACTtcgaaatattttaaatgttgcctttcactttattttagtaTCAGAAGGTAAAAGAGAATTTTCATCcaaatttctgattattttctcattttttcccaTATAAGTTTCTTTAGTCTGCAAATCTTTACTCCATCTTTTCTTACAGATCTGGATAAGCTTCAGTTTCACTCTGAATTACTTTTCTTATGCAGTGATGGGAGCTGTGAACAAAAATCATATCACCAACAGCTGCCTTTCCAACCCAGAATatccttaaaaacttaaatacagatgtatttctgctgctgaaacaCATCTTTTAGAGTATTACTCTGCATAGAATATTCTCTTCATGCAGTATAAATCAGGTTGTCACAATCCAGGTCTCAATGGCTGGAGTTCTACATGTTCTTCAGTCAATCTGACATTGAAGCTTCTAATTGGCTCAACACACCTGATACAGGTAATCGGCAGCGGATGAGACAGGATTTATGGAAAACTAGCAGGAggtcggccctcgaggtctggagtgTGACACTCCTGgtataaatgcagtaaaatctACAAAAGTGTGTTCATTGTATgaaagagaaaggaaaaaaaaatgcagagaaaaataaagcacaGTTGAACTGATAACTATATCAGTCATTTTCAGGGTAAATTTCTATTTCCTTTCAGAATTGCaagaactattttttatttgattatcagaaattgtttttttaaactattcttTATCTaaataatttatcaaaatatatatttggaggaaaaaacaaaaaaaatgggtaaaatAGTCTCATCCAACatatttatacatgtttttagaAAGTACTGAAAGTGGAAATGAAAGTTAAAGCTGATATTTcctaaatatgtgaacaaagtttacttctgacatgaaaaaatcTGCTCAGGATAAAGCTGTGATTGTGTCTTGATATCAAACCTCTTCTGTGTGTGTCCGCAGGGTGATGCTTTTCCAGAGCTGAAGAAGGATCCAGACATGGTGAAGGACATCATCAACGAGGAGGAGGCGCAGTTCCTCAAAACGCTCAGCAGAGGTCGCCGTATCCTCGACCGGAAGATTATGAGTCTGGGCGACTGTAAAACCATCCCTGGTGAGAAACTACAGTTGCtctcatttctttaatttaataccAATTTGCTTCAATCTGTCAAAgatttcaaatgttattttttcttagaAGATGAAACTTAATGAAAGTGAGAATATCTGTCTTTTTTGTGGACGTGGTGAGCTCTTAGACTCCTCTGCATTCCAGGCGACACCGCTTGGCTTTTGTACGACACATACGGCTTCCCTCTGGATCTGACCTCCCTCATTGCAGAGGAGAAAGGGATGGGAGTGGACCTGGCCGGGtttgaggaggagaagaaagctGCACAGGTGAGGAGAGGAAAAGCACAGAAGGAAGCTGCTTTATCTGGTTTGacgtttttcttttgtcagcTCTCTGCGGCATTCGCTCTGTGAGTCCGAGTCACGAGTCCAGAGGTGCTGTTTAAATAAGCTCTGATCCCAGGTGCATTCATGTAGCAGAACAGTCGTAATACAGTTCTAATGTCTGAAGGTCTAATGTGTTTTATGGCCTTTATGGTGTTTTATGATCtcaacaaatcattttattttctaagaaGAAAACTTCGATTTTCACATCTGTTTGGCAGAACACAAACATTAGTGATCAAGCAAACAACTGGCCAGAATATCAAtgttctgtacattttttcctgatgtttGGTCACTGGGCGGATCAGCGGTAAAGCTTTTGGACCTGTGTGTTCAGTTAAAGTCTCAGGGTAAGGGCGCCGGAGACGAGGACCACATCATGCTGGACATCTACGCCATCGAAGAGCTGAGAAACAAGCAGGTTCCCCCCACAGACGACTCTCCCAAATACATGTATACTTCGGACGAAAACGGGAACTACGGTCTGTGACCTCTCACCTTGACTCAGCTGCTATCAGGATTCATCATCTGTGCTTGACCGTCTCTGTTCCCGTGTGCAGAGTTTCAGCAGGCCTCTGCCACGGTTCTGGCTCTGCGCCGCGATCGCGCCTTCTGCGAGGAAGTGACGACGGGTCAGGAGTGCGGCGTGGTGCTGGACCAGACATCCTTCTACGCAGAGCAGGGCGGGCAGACGTATGACGAAGGCTACATGCTGCGAGAGAACGACAACATGGACGATGTGAGAACGGcacaaatgttcttttcttttatagcCAAAAGTAAAAACGGTTTGACTCACTGATCCCGAGTCCTTCCCTCAactgaaaatcatgttttcagtgtttttaccattcttgtggcatttttaatcACGATGAacgacatatatgaagaaaataattagttattctttattcaaattgttaaaaatcagtagcagataaaaaaaaaatactctttgaaaattgatcatttgtAACATAAAAATACTCTGGACAGGCCACAAGCTCGTGTTCTGAGctttcagcagcagagaggggaagagggggcggagttgctccatTCCAAGAGTtttgtccacaactcagaggccaatttctattgaactatatctgctctgcaggaactatgtcttaaaaaatgacaggtttattttattttggctaaaaacaatataatcataattaaaataccacttggaatgcttttaaaatagttcaaagcGTTGtctgagtgattttttttttgactaatgatgaaaatgaaaactgcaGGTCAATAtttgtctacatttttttctttaattgcatttttcaatctttttggAAGGTTTAAATGAAATTATCCCAGATGAGTGCAGCAGGACTGCCATGAacattggttcattttaaaaagtcaaatctttATAAAGTCATGGCTGcagatgcaataaaaataagagtctccagatttttttttttaactctagcTGGTTTAAACTTCTTGTTATTGCAAGAATGACTGACTCTATTCTTATGTGTCCCTGCAGAGGACGGAGTTCACCGTGAAGAACACGCAGGTTCGGGGGGGTTACGTTCTCCACATCGGTACGGTCTACGGGACGTTGAAAGTGGGGGACAGGGTCAGCCTGTGCATCGACGAGGTCAGACGGTGTTCCCGTTTACCGTCAGCTGAGTTTGGTGACCTCCTGCTGATGTTCTGCCTCTCCCTCCAACGTGTTTCAGGCTCGCCGTCGGCCCATCATGAGCAACCACACCGCCACGCACATCCTAAACTTCGCCCTGCGGGGGGTTCTGGGGGAGGCAGACCAGCGGGGCTCTCTGGTGGCGCCTGACCGTCTGCGCTTCGACTTCACCGCTAAAGGTGCTATGAAAACCGACGAGATCCACCGAGCTGAGGAGATCGCCTGTGGGTTGATCAAAGACGCAAAGGTGTGAATCGGAGCGATTACTCAGCGTTTCTCTTCACATTTGAATCTAAAGTTgtgattttcaattttttttttttttttacttttagccTGTTTACGCCAAAGAGGCTTCTCTGGCAGAAGCTAAGGCCATCCAGGGTCTGCGCGCCGTGTTTGACGAGACGTACCCTGACCCAGTCCGGGTCGTGTCCATCGGTATACCCGTCCAGGAGCTGCTTGATGACCCCAACAGTCCTGCAGGATCCCTCACATCCATTGAGTTCTGCGGGGGAACGTGAGTACAAAGATTTTATCCATATTTAATCCGACATGTCAAAAGGAGGGGGGAGCTGATGTCACCCCCCTGCTGGTTTGGACGATGAAAAAGTTCACTTAATCAGACTGATcaaagtttgtttcatttttttcagcagtcctttaatatttttgacgctttttaaaatgagttgAAATCCTGATGGTGAATTTTGGATGTTGCCATGGCGATTGTGACACCATGAGGTCGGTGCTCTGCTACATTAgtcatataaagatgttaaaatctgtcaaatttgaGAGCAGAGAAACAGAGTTGTGCTCTGATCTTCTGTATCCAGCTGCTCCGTCTACTCCACCCAGACATGAGAGCATCTGGACtcacatttgagtttttaatttaatatttttctttattagcaacattttaaaaacagctcatTTATTGAATCTTAatgggagcacaggtgtgttgCAGTTACCTTGTGGCTCAATTGGCCATCTTGTCATGCATGTGGTAAGTCTATGGCAAAGTATTTATAAGGATAATACACTGAATTATGACATGAGTTATGCTGTCGTTTGATGTCCTTACGCTGCACTCTAGCCGTTTGTAAggtgagtactggctccttaagGACCAGGTGCAAATGCTGCATGCACAGGGTATGTAGATGATACACAAATGTCAGTAGGAAGTCCACttacattttctcatttctgatAGTCAGGGTGTGCACGGTATGCACACTTTTCTCTTGAATGGGACtaacgttaaaaaaaagtttcaaaaacttGTATGACACCCCTGCGTATAGCCTGCTTTACTCTTGTATGTGGTTTGAGGGTGTGTTCAGAGTCACTCTGGAAATATTTGGTtaacttaaagtgaaccaaatCCTCCGCCCAGAGCTGGCCCTAGGCATAGGCGAGCTAGGAGGCCGCCTAGGGCGCCATATGCTGGAGGGGGCCCCAaaatgcaatgattttttttttttgtatagtttaacacaccactcattttttgtaaaataaaaaaaatgtaataactaaaatcataaataaaataaatcaaaaatcaaagtaaaaatcagGTTTCGCCGAAGGGCTGGGACTGCCTCCGCTGTACCAAAAGAGTTTTATACAGTGTTGTCCCTGACTTTTTGATACTTATAACCTTTTTAAGTGAACTGTCCAGACAAGGTTTACAAAgtgtaggacttccattattcttacTTAATTACAGTTGTGACCAAGCCTTTAATGATTCTCAGTGGTAAGAACAagataggaataaaaaaaaggaatttgttaataacatttacacaaataaatctCAGTTTTTGGTTTTCCTTTCTCAAAAAACTGTGATAAAAAGACTGAACTCTTGGATGCCCTGTCTAATGGGGAAGAGGAGAGTGAGTTAtagagcatgctgggaaaccAGCAGCTATGCAACAGAAAGTGAATCTATGCTCATCCAAGTGACTCATTGATTCTGAACTAGCTTTTTTAGCCTCTTTTGACAGGAAAAGGAAGTCAGTTTTAGTTTGTGACGTTCATGTAGAAACAACAGATTaacgtttgttttgtttgcaaaaaacaatttttttatgttttaatttgattgtcAGAACTGCCAAAACTTTGAGATGCTGGTCAGGTTTTTCTAAAGGTTTAATATGAAGCgacagtaatttattttttcagg includes these proteins:
- the exosc6 gene encoding exosome complex component MTR3, whose translation is MPTDTKRVRAPEVSQSPSLFSCGPAVVLPSHGARADGRQRDQVDVRPVFVRCGLVSQAKGSAYIEAGDTKLLCSVYGPKETERKDETDMKCGRLTTDMRFAPFSCPERGSWIQGSQDKNFSLMLQESLQPALCLHKYPRSQIEVNVMVLENSGSVQAHAITCASLALADAGIEMYDLVLGCSIRQDGSSYVVDPTYLEENNWSSSEHQGGLTVAFLPSLNQVSGLQSDGEMTEETLTAGIRTCIEGCYKLYPVIQQALVKAVRRAAPES
- the aars1 gene encoding alanine--tRNA ligase, cytoplasmic, which codes for MDSSLSAAQIRQKFIDFFRRYEHQYVHSSSTIPLDDPTLLFANAGMNQFKPIFLNTIDPSHPMAKLRRAANTQKCIRAGGKHNDLDDVGKDVYHHTFFEMLGSWSFGDYFKQLACKMALELLTQEFGISIDRLYVTYFGGNPDAGLEPDLECKQIWIDLGVEEARILPGSMKDNFWEMGDTGPCGPCSEIHYDRIGDRDASHLVNMDDPNVLEIWNLVFIQFNRESETELKPLPKKSIDTGMGLERLVSVLQNKMSNYDTDLFVPYFEAIQKGTGARPYTGKVGAEDVDGIDMAYRVLADHARTITIALSDGGRPDNTGRGYVLRRILRRAVRYSHEKLGAQRGFFASLVDVVVDSLGDAFPELKKDPDMVKDIINEEEAQFLKTLSRGRRILDRKIMSLGDCKTIPGDTAWLLYDTYGFPLDLTSLIAEEKGMGVDLAGFEEEKKAAQLKSQGKGAGDEDHIMLDIYAIEELRNKQVPPTDDSPKYMYTSDENGNYEFQQASATVLALRRDRAFCEEVTTGQECGVVLDQTSFYAEQGGQTYDEGYMLRENDNMDDRTEFTVKNTQVRGGYVLHIGTVYGTLKVGDRVSLCIDEARRRPIMSNHTATHILNFALRGVLGEADQRGSLVAPDRLRFDFTAKGAMKTDEIHRAEEIACGLIKDAKPVYAKEASLAEAKAIQGLRAVFDETYPDPVRVVSIGIPVQELLDDPNSPAGSLTSIEFCGGTHLQNSSHAAPFVIVSEEAIAKGIRRIVAVTGAEAQKAQRKADALRQALCALGDKVKQQTSPNKDVQKEIADMSESLGTAVISQWQKDEMRESLKGLKKTMDDLDRSYKADIQKRVLEKTKEVIQSNPNQPLLIMAMETGASAKALNESLKLLKAQSPQTATMLLTVDPDAGKITCLCQVPQDVAGRGLKASEWVQELCPLLDGKGGGKDTSAQATGKNTQCLEEALQVANEFARLKLGEN